GttttgtgcttgtgtgaaaacacctttaGCGATTCTAACAATGAAATATGACAAGTGTGATAAGTCGGGTCAGTAATTAACAACATTGAAAACATTAGTATCTTTATTTAATCCAGCTAAAATGTGGACACAATTAAATATCCCTGTGCAAAACTACTCAAGATACAAGGAAACACAAGTGATATACAAAGAGTTACACACTTCCTGGTGTGTGGTCTGAACTTGCAACATAACACACTTATATGAACAATGTTACGCTGTGTGCTATGAAATATAAAGATAGTTTACAACTCTACAGCAATCTTAAGGAACAGTTGGCCCACATTACCAGCGAGCGACACTTGGACTGACATGGCTTGCTGTATGTAAACATGTAGACATAAAATATGAGCAGGGAAACATTTGAGTGGCTCCGGGTGAAAATGTTACTAAAATGCTGTAATTCAAACAGTTAGTAATACAGCTCTGATAAGGTGGATTTCAAAGATTTGTGAGTTTAATTCAACTTTAAGCAGATGCACAGGCACATGCAATACAGGCACATGTAGTGTTAGGAGTTACCCCACAGGGGCAAACACATTTCAGGGGACACAGACCCTACACTCAAGTCTCTGTTGACTATGCCACATGGCATAATACTGATGCAGCACTGATTgtctttcagtttgtttaacCATGCAGTGCAGGGGAGTCCAACCAAGCGGCATATAGAGATGTTTTCAGTGATCCTCCCGAGGCTTACAATACACTGTAACAGAATCCTGTTAAGAATTCATGTCACACTCGTCTCTTCTTGCTCGACATATTCATCTTGACAGTGTCCTTTCTGCTTTGTTAACGCTGAGGTACCAGGAGAGGTAAATCATCCCGTCCTCTCGGTCCGTACGTGACATTCACTCCACAATGATGCACTGACCTTAAAGGCTGGCTGAGCACACAGCAGGAGGTCCGTCCTCAACAACTTTTTATTATCTGCACGTCAGAATGGAGACAAGAGAGGAAACTGTTTGTAGCTGGAGTACAGAatataacatgaaaaaaaacaaaaacacgcTGAAATCTGTGTGAACACTTACAGTTCTGTGTCCTCGATACAGTCCGGCTCGTCTATGGTCTCCAGGCGTGTCTTACAGGCGTCTAAGATCTTTTTCCGCGGCCCTAAGGGGATGTGGATACTCTTAAGGTCGTGGTCCGAACACAGCAACAGCGCTTCAAGGTCAATCTTCTCCCTCCTGAAGATGGAGAAGAACTCGCTCATGCTCTGTGCGGCGAGGAAGACCTCCAAAGGGCTTGTGTCAGCTTCATCGTCGTCGTCCAGCCCTAGCTCGATGTCTTCCCAGGGTAGCTCCTCCACGTTCCTCTCCTGCAGGCTGTGTGCACTGCCGATGCTGTCTGCATCAAGACCTGGGTACTGCTGCAGCCGACTGCGCATTTGCACGTTGTTCCCCGGGCGGTCCATGCTGGCCTCCTCTCGACTGCCCAGGTCAAACATCCCCCCACTCACATAGTTCCTCCTGAAGACCATAGTGCCCAGACCAGGCCGGTTGAACAGCGAGTCATGTCCTGAGTCAGTGCTGATCTCAGAGTAGTCCACGTCGGGCCCGTGAAGGTCCGGCTCGCTCATGGCACGTGATATGGCATCGTAATTGTCTCTTGGGAACATGTCGCGGACGTTGCGGCGGCCTCTGTCTTTGGGGTTGACATACGTCCCCTGTTTGACAAACATGACATCGTTCCCAAGCTGAAGTCCAGAGAGGGAGCGCACACTCTTCCTCCCGTCCTCGTATATCTTGAAAGTCCCGTCtccctgtttcttcttctccagcttCTTCTGAATCTTCGTCTTCCCTCGGTTCGTGGCATGAAGAGTAGCCTAACAGGACAGGAATAACATGGCATGAGGccaaaaatcacaaaatcaaCAGATTAGATTTACACAACATTCCTTTTGATATCGTTCACAGGCCCACTGGTTTCTGCTTATGTTTGGTTTTGTAAACTCTCAGGAGGCGGGATATGATGTGGAAAGGTTGACACAGAAACACTAAGAAGCAACCttctgtgttgaaaaatgaagccagtgtggaagtgcaaaatcttGCAACCAAGGTCTGATTGAGGCTGACTCTAGgagccccggaagtcacattaacaccccattcaaaaaagacagttttacaacagaaaataacatgtttacagcctggtacaaaaaaacaatattggtcCGATTAGTTATTGCCATCAATGGCATACACTGTACAGGTGGGATATTTTTTCTCCCAACACATCCCATTCATTTTATGACcaatacgtgttatccatagttaggcacgtagctgacctgattgacaggtgggcacaaTGTAACCATTTGTCAGGAGGCTCAAAACCTGccccagctccagctctcagcctgtcgttaggctgaATGAAAATCAAGCTGAGACGGGATTTACAGCATGGAGGTggctgatgagcctccggagccccctgcagtaacagatgtgtgacgtcactcaggctttgtccataaAATGTACAGTTTATGGGAAAAACTTAAAAAGAGGATGAAGCTACAGAGTCTGATGCTACaacagtttttcattttatatcagtGTGATTGGATGCATTTACAGCATCAACGAATGAGTGGTAAAGAACTGACTTGCAAGCAGAAATAAAGCAGCTTCACTAGAAGCACTACGATTGCACCGGTCGCTCACTGTATGTgatataaacgtcatcacccCTGCACGCTTGCTTGCAGAGACTTCTCCAGaatactaaaaaaaatgttttaattttaattagaaaaacaaatctTGACTTTTATATACGTTAATCTAACTTGGGGGGCTAGCAGAAAAACTGACTTTACCAAGAATCTGGTTCACtcatgcagctcaccccaaaaAATTTCAGGATATTTTCAACTGTTTACTGTACTTGTGTAAACACCCAAACTATGCTTTCAATAATAGACGACTATACAAAATACTGACCTGAGAATATGGCACACTGACAGTGGCTGCGTTCAAGTTGCGCAGCTTGTGGCTtagagagctgctggtgtaactAGAAAAGCTCATGGCGTCTGACGCAGAAGCCTCAGAAGTGTCCTTGTGAAACTTGCGCTCCATGCGCTTGTGGTGTTTCTTCTGCATCTTCACGCACTCTTTGATCCGCCGCTCGGCCTCGCGAAATGCCCGGTCCTTCAGCTTGCTGACCAGTTTGGTGTTGAGGCCTGTCTGCTTGACGGCGACGGAGTCCAGGTAGCGTACGCAATCCATGTGATTCTTGGTGGCAGCCATGTCCAACGGCGTGTGGTAGTCGTTGTCCAGGCACCATATGTTGGCACCGAAAGACACCAGGAAGAAAAGGCAGTTGTGGTGACCGTTGGCAGATGCCAGGTGGAGTGGTGTGTTCCCCCATATGTCACATTTGTCAGGGTCTCCTCTGTGGGACATGAAAAACATGTAAGAAACAACCCAACTCTGATATTtacatttcttgttttgacTACTGCGATCATACAGGTCGCCTCCTTAGACACTTGTTGAGATGACTCACTCATGAGTAAGCAGCTGATATTTTGATCGTGTTTTTAGCACTGACCTGCCATGCGTGGGTATTTAATGAGGCCTCTATTTATAATTTATAGTTGAAACACCCCATTACCcttacagaaaacaaacatatatcTTGTGTTAGCAtattatatgtttttaaatgcgGTTACCAAATGTGAAAACAGAATGTTCTTATAAAATGATCCACCAAATTATGTCGACACTCATGCAGTTAGAGCACAACTAACGataaaagcaacatttagtCTCGGAGGGCGATCCTCGACCTCAATGTTACCTCTACCTGTGCTGCActgttgctgtctgtctgtaatATGACCACAGGCTTGCCAGCACCACTGCTTCACTACCTGTATCCAGTTTCAGGGGAGAGCCGACTAGGTTGTGCCCGACTCGAAAAAGCACAGTTGTGCTTGGCTGGTGATGTCATGCTTAATTCCTCAGGGCCAGACATACAGTACACTATCATCCAGCTGTTGATGGGAAGGACAGATGTCTTTGGagctttatttctcttcttttcaccTCATATGTGGAAGCAAATTAGTTTTTTTACTATTAAACTTTGGTTCCAACAATTTATTTCAATAAGAATCACTCTCATCATCTctaacattaacaaaaaaacagaacttatTCCAAACAAAGAAAGGGGCTTGATCTTGGTCGCTAAGTTTGACAAAATATTTGATACTTGGTACActtttcaaagttttaaagtGATACATTCTCTGATATTTGAATGATCAATCCACAAATGAAGCTGTAAAAAATACCTGCAGATCATTGGTCATATTTTTTACTTAAAGTCgcagcaagaagaagaaagtagCGACAGGTCGACATATTTAAAGGGTGGAAAATACTCAAATACTGACAAGTCTCAGTCTCAGCTATTTCAATTAGATACTTCCATGTCTCTGACACATACTCAGAAAAGAGGAGGTcaatgtctaaattgcacaaacacattggcaacatttcggTACCAAAACATTGCATATGTTTTTGTGCATATGCAGTGTGCAGGGGTCTGCTTGTAAGTTTTGGTAATCTAAAAGTAAAGACATTATAATCGGGTGACTTCGACTATATTTGCTGCCGTGTATTGAAACAGGTGTCATTCATGTTTGACCTTTTCCCAACttgtattgaagtttaaaattctggtattgtcaCAACCCTAGTCGTCTCTTTAACAAAATATTGGTTGCAATTTCagcatttaatttattttcattctttaGCTTTGCAGTTGACTTCACATCATTCACTCAGCCGTCTTGTGTCTATTGCCCGTCTGAAAGTGTGGCCACGTACAGACTGCTGAATATTTGATACGATGGACATGAAGCTACTGTCAAACTGCGAATGTATTATTGATGGATTGCattgtgatgttttcacagGGAATGCTGGGTCTGATCTGCCAAATCCAACCTAAGGCGGCAGTTTTAGCAAAGTCTCTTACTGAtttcgacccccccccccccccgcttttTCAGTCTGTTCAGGTTCACGTCGATTCACAACGAGGGGTTTAGGAGTTCAGGTATTCTTTGAGCTCAAATGGAGGGATTTGGCTCTTATTGTTGGACACTTTATGACgacaataaaatgttcaaacaaagaCATCACCCTATACAGATATTAAATAATATAATGCTGTCAAATAAGATAAACAGCAATTAGATTggtttcatttatattttgagATGAAATATTTACAACCAGATGAACTCACATTACATAATACGCTTGTAACAGATAGAGACGTGATAGCTTTATGTGTCGTAATTTACGTCTGTCCTAGTAAAAGGCTGACCGCAGCGGTGATAGGTCTGCCCACTTGTCCCTCCCCTGTTCATTACCACATTATGGGCTGTTTGCTCCTTCACTTCCTATGACAGCTTGATGTTACTGCAGGCTGCCCTGTGCAATATACCTGCCAAACATAGCGCTGCGGGGCATCTTTCCCATGAAATCTTCGAGCGATATCTTATCTTCATTATAATGTCCTCTGCTCTCATAAGTTTGTGTGCCTACTGTGAAACATTATGGCAGCTATTAATTTCAAAT
This Labrus bergylta chromosome 16, fLabBer1.1, whole genome shotgun sequence DNA region includes the following protein-coding sequences:
- the ush1ga gene encoding pre-mRNA splicing regulator USH1G codes for the protein MNDRYHKAARDGYLDLLKEATRKDLNAPDEDGMTPTLWAAYHGNLEALRLIVARGGDPDKCDIWGNTPLHLASANGHHNCLFFLVSFGANIWCLDNDYHTPLDMAATKNHMDCVRYLDSVAVKQTGLNTKLVSKLKDRAFREAERRIKECVKMQKKHHKRMERKFHKDTSEASASDAMSFSSYTSSSLSHKLRNLNAATVSVPYSQATLHATNRGKTKIQKKLEKKKQGDGTFKIYEDGRKSVRSLSGLQLGNDVMFVKQGTYVNPKDRGRRNVRDMFPRDNYDAISRAMSEPDLHGPDVDYSEISTDSGHDSLFNRPGLGTMVFRRNYVSGGMFDLGSREEASMDRPGNNVQMRSRLQQYPGLDADSIGSAHSLQERNVEELPWEDIELGLDDDDEADTSPLEVFLAAQSMSEFFSIFRREKIDLEALLLCSDHDLKSIHIPLGPRKKILDACKTRLETIDEPDCIEDTEL